From the genome of Herbiconiux sp. A18JL235:
CAATGACCGCCAGAACGCCCGACCTTTCAGGCCACACGACGACGCGACGGCCGCCGGGGCACAATGGAGCCATGCCGAGCCGTCGCGACCCGACCGACATGCCCGAGCGAGCCGAGGTGGCCTATCGCTCGATTTCAGGCAGCTCGCGAATGATGACGCTGCGCTTCCTGCTCGACCACCCCAAATCGACAGTGGCCGCAATCGCGGACGCTACCGGCGTGAGCCCCGCATCAGCGCGCGTCTCGCTCACCGACCTCGAAGAAGCCGGCTACGTCACCGCTGACGTCGAAGGCCAGCGCAACGGGCG
Proteins encoded in this window:
- a CDS encoding winged helix-turn-helix domain-containing protein, which translates into the protein MPSRRDPTDMPERAEVAYRSISGSSRMMTLRFLLDHPKSTVAAIADATGVSPASARVSLTDLEEAGYVTADVEGQRNGRTVRYSADRGKFVDDLSLLWSWMVR